A stretch of Endozoicomonas sp. SCSIO W0465 DNA encodes these proteins:
- a CDS encoding IS1595 family transposase — MCKNTIQFQKGLGIMQFLANYGSEEQCENALSSWRWPDGFQCPKCGSRSFCKLHRKAEFQCNCCRCQTSLTSNTIFDSTKLPLATWFLGIYLVTQNKAGISCLTLHRQLGISYNAALRMKHKLMQVMMERDNSWQLSGFVQIDDAYWGGERHGGRRGRGSENKAPFVAAVQTDADNHPIYMKFNAVDNFRRKTIQEWAEHALKKGVRAVSDGLSCFRGIEDAGCQHTAIITGGGHASMENELFTWVNTMLGNVKTAITGTYHKLDPKHLGRYLSEFNYRFNRRFDMPSGSFRVTDCSAMKIGQRP, encoded by the coding sequence ATGTGTAAAAACACCATTCAGTTCCAAAAAGGCCTTGGCATTATGCAATTTCTGGCTAATTACGGCAGTGAAGAGCAGTGTGAGAACGCGCTGTCCTCTTGGCGCTGGCCAGATGGCTTCCAATGCCCGAAGTGTGGCTCCCGCAGTTTCTGCAAGCTTCACCGGAAAGCTGAATTCCAGTGCAATTGCTGCCGTTGCCAAACCTCGCTTACCAGTAACACTATCTTTGACTCAACAAAGCTGCCTCTAGCTACCTGGTTTCTGGGTATCTATCTCGTCACCCAGAATAAAGCGGGGATTTCTTGCCTGACGCTTCATCGACAACTTGGCATTTCCTACAATGCCGCATTGCGCATGAAACACAAACTCATGCAGGTCATGATGGAAAGAGATAACAGCTGGCAGTTGAGTGGTTTTGTTCAGATTGATGACGCCTATTGGGGCGGAGAGCGCCACGGAGGCCGCCGGGGCAGAGGCTCAGAGAACAAAGCCCCCTTCGTGGCCGCAGTTCAGACAGATGCTGATAACCACCCTATCTACATGAAGTTCAATGCCGTTGATAACTTCCGGCGAAAAACCATTCAGGAGTGGGCAGAACATGCCCTGAAAAAGGGTGTCCGGGCCGTCAGCGATGGCTTGTCCTGTTTCCGGGGTATTGAAGATGCCGGATGCCAGCACACAGCCATCATTACCGGTGGTGGGCATGCATCCATGGAGAATGAGTTGTTCACCTGGGTAAATACCATGCTGGGAAACGTGAAAACAGCGATTACCGGTACTTACCATAAGCTCGACCCCAAGCATCTGGGCCGTTATCTATCAGAGTTCAACTATCGGTTTAACCGGCGTTTTGATATGCCTTCAGGCTCTTTTCGGGTTACAGACTGCTCTGCAATGAAAATTGGCCAAAGGCCTTGA
- a CDS encoding PEP/pyruvate-binding domain-containing protein, which yields MNTRASRPSKRYSSHIDTIGCDVTPLAKRLCHISVAGPLNQSADYSPPNRGQLGGKGMFLRRMEEADLQVPSFKCITAQMMNALEQHPLDSGRLAPHLSGIAYGIVDKPGSKTSLTRIKEHLNLNALQPLDHAIRDKWLKGLSTFIASDDFYQQVKDSEAARHIRDLRRQLEELSPSQPVIVRSSGVNEDNYGDAQAGKYRSEVQGEDDVLRTCLKVMASGYRPEVCPEGGPQPMALIIQHCIDCHYGGVVMSYQSLQDDTVRVEYTPGQPRGSVAGQSGTIPHRIDIDRQAGADNLQYFPGTVSSLFVLQKNTDNNGYSETEIQDAATQSDGGGQRLSNGLVSELREAVTKLEDLLLCPVDVEFAIDHEGRLFLLQVRPVTRLSGGMDFALSIPKPEETLASGEGASEGHCTGPLWVAKNRAADTLPEGAIVVARHGEEWMLEPECLERAAGFVFAAGGTNDHVAITLRQAEKPCLLAGDQYPTVAAQDGQQATLACVRFNGSPGAFVVAGDLTEELASHRTSSAAFSDMPVVETVASRDDLFPPEGTLSQVATAFHWLTDQNARLLAFFAPGGGLECLANPIKLSMSAQRSELLAATQARTKQLIQGAEALLDSYRAFLLLAGDRHSSQLQPLRDELPQLMTRFETLKQTIRSGLERITQPLQGGEKLPVSPGTFCQWLAACHQLQSCLQALDPTEPEQVRSVHELIFALHQRFIRALGPVTLASGQGTVSAKDYITYLDFTPPGEEALLLSPSGKVAIEKLRCPVTVVSMVDALIVNLELGNHTSIIELLEQAEGGKGRTLRMKFSDKFHKPDGSDRPGNLKRMWFLAQLLKAIELDKNADNMKLGCNAVAGEMIVECSHMTTRQAMQDAFEKLIPVLNDLPGLNLHLENTQLG from the coding sequence TTGAATACCCGAGCCAGCAGACCATCCAAGCGGTATTCCAGTCATATTGATACCATTGGATGCGACGTAACACCATTAGCCAAGCGCCTCTGCCATATATCCGTTGCAGGTCCGCTAAATCAGTCTGCTGACTATTCTCCCCCTAACCGGGGACAACTGGGTGGCAAAGGGATGTTTTTGCGGCGCATGGAGGAAGCAGACCTGCAGGTCCCATCGTTCAAATGTATTACCGCTCAAATGATGAATGCGCTGGAACAACACCCCCTGGATAGTGGTCGTTTAGCTCCCCATCTCTCCGGAATTGCCTACGGGATTGTCGATAAACCGGGATCAAAAACCAGCCTGACTAGGATTAAGGAACACCTTAACCTTAATGCATTGCAACCTTTAGACCATGCCATAAGAGACAAGTGGCTGAAAGGCTTGTCGACATTTATCGCCAGCGATGACTTTTACCAACAGGTTAAAGATTCTGAAGCGGCCCGACACATCAGGGATCTGCGCCGTCAACTGGAAGAACTGTCCCCATCACAGCCGGTGATTGTGCGCAGTTCTGGCGTCAATGAAGATAACTACGGCGATGCCCAGGCTGGCAAATACCGCTCTGAAGTTCAGGGCGAAGATGATGTGTTGCGGACCTGCCTGAAGGTGATGGCCTCTGGTTACCGGCCTGAAGTCTGCCCGGAGGGTGGACCACAACCCATGGCACTGATCATCCAACACTGCATTGACTGCCACTATGGCGGGGTGGTCATGAGCTATCAATCACTGCAGGATGATACCGTCCGGGTTGAGTACACACCCGGTCAGCCCAGAGGTTCAGTGGCCGGACAGTCCGGTACCATTCCTCACCGCATCGACATTGATCGCCAGGCAGGGGCTGACAACCTGCAGTACTTTCCCGGGACGGTCTCTAGTCTCTTCGTTCTGCAAAAGAACACCGATAATAACGGCTATTCGGAAACAGAGATTCAGGACGCTGCTACCCAATCAGACGGAGGTGGCCAGCGGCTCAGCAATGGCCTGGTGTCAGAACTCAGGGAAGCGGTGACAAAGCTGGAAGATCTATTGCTTTGTCCGGTGGATGTGGAGTTCGCCATCGATCATGAGGGACGCCTGTTTTTGTTGCAGGTGCGCCCTGTTACCCGACTCTCCGGCGGCATGGATTTTGCCCTCTCCATACCCAAACCCGAAGAGACCCTGGCCAGTGGCGAGGGCGCCAGCGAAGGACACTGCACCGGACCACTCTGGGTGGCCAAAAACCGGGCAGCAGACACCCTTCCGGAGGGAGCCATTGTCGTGGCCCGACATGGTGAAGAGTGGATGCTTGAGCCTGAGTGCCTGGAGCGGGCAGCAGGTTTTGTTTTTGCTGCAGGTGGAACCAATGACCATGTGGCGATCACCCTGAGACAGGCAGAAAAACCCTGTCTGCTGGCCGGTGACCAGTATCCGACCGTGGCTGCTCAGGATGGTCAACAAGCGACGCTGGCCTGCGTCCGTTTTAACGGTTCACCCGGTGCCTTTGTGGTTGCCGGTGACCTGACCGAAGAACTGGCAAGTCACAGAACCTCATCCGCTGCCTTTTCTGATATGCCGGTAGTGGAAACTGTGGCGTCACGTGATGATTTGTTCCCCCCTGAAGGCACATTAAGTCAGGTGGCTACCGCTTTCCACTGGCTTACCGACCAAAATGCTCGCTTGCTGGCATTTTTCGCTCCCGGCGGCGGGCTGGAATGCTTGGCAAACCCGATAAAACTGAGCATGTCGGCACAACGGTCAGAGCTGCTGGCTGCGACTCAGGCCCGTACAAAACAACTGATTCAGGGGGCTGAAGCGCTGCTGGATAGTTACCGGGCATTCCTGCTGCTCGCTGGTGACCGCCACTCATCCCAGCTCCAGCCATTACGGGATGAATTACCGCAACTGATGACCCGGTTTGAGACGCTGAAACAAACCATCAGATCAGGGCTAGAGCGTATCACCCAGCCCCTGCAGGGCGGTGAAAAACTGCCGGTATCCCCGGGAACGTTTTGCCAGTGGCTGGCGGCCTGCCATCAGTTACAATCCTGTCTTCAGGCTCTCGATCCCACGGAGCCTGAGCAGGTCAGGAGTGTCCATGAGTTGATTTTTGCCCTGCATCAGCGCTTCATAAGGGCGCTCGGACCGGTCACTCTGGCTTCTGGTCAGGGCACGGTATCGGCAAAAGATTACATCACTTATCTTGATTTCACACCTCCCGGTGAAGAGGCGCTGTTATTGAGTCCGTCCGGCAAAGTAGCCATCGAAAAATTACGGTGTCCAGTGACTGTCGTCAGTATGGTGGATGCTTTGATTGTTAACCTGGAGTTAGGAAATCATACGAGCATTATCGAGCTACTTGAACAGGCCGAGGGAGGCAAAGGACGCACCTTGCGGATGAAATTTTCTGATAAATTTCATAAACCTGATGGCAGTGATCGACCCGGAAATTTAAAGCGCATGTGGTTTCTGGCGCAGTTACTGAAAGCGATTGAACTGGATAAAAATGCTGATAACATGAAGCTCGGTTGCAACGCCGTAGCGGGAGAAATGATCGTCGAATGCTCCCACATGACAACAAGGCAAGCTATGCAGGATGCCTTTGAAAAACTGATACCCGTGTTAAACGATTTGCCCGGACTGAATCTTCACCTGGAGAACACCCAACTTGGCTAA
- a CDS encoding IS1595 family transposase, producing the protein MQSELFQNFIDSISTLTSEQRDILNNSLLSTQIEVTEVVETTDSEPVYSESIPNNDNATPDVEKSILAQFAENPRCPKCKSHSVGRWGIRNGRQRYHCKTCDSTFNAFSGTPLARLRHPEKWNKYLAGMTHSMVLRPAAAENAIDLKTAFRWRHRFLEVINNDQAEELCGITELDETFFRESFKGQREGLPRPTRKRGNDPNKARKVPVMVARDRNRNTVDGVLENESANELCRHLNGRISIQATVCADAHLAHEKLADKLGFVFKELVTSAGQHVVEGIYHIQTVNSYHSHLKRWIGGVFQGVATRYLPHYLAWRRELTAAKKLTVGRLISRITEHWCFQPLTVT; encoded by the coding sequence ATGCAATCTGAACTCTTCCAGAATTTTATTGATTCCATTTCAACATTAACCAGTGAACAGCGAGACATTCTTAACAACTCGCTCCTTAGTACTCAAATAGAGGTTACCGAGGTAGTAGAAACCACTGACTCTGAACCTGTTTACAGTGAATCTATACCCAATAACGATAATGCAACACCTGACGTAGAAAAGAGCATACTTGCCCAATTTGCCGAAAACCCCAGGTGCCCCAAATGCAAAAGCCATAGCGTTGGTCGCTGGGGCATACGAAATGGCCGACAGCGCTACCACTGCAAGACTTGCGACTCAACGTTTAACGCCTTTAGTGGAACGCCTTTGGCAAGGCTCAGGCACCCTGAAAAATGGAACAAGTACCTCGCAGGTATGACTCACTCTATGGTCTTGCGACCAGCTGCTGCTGAGAATGCCATTGACTTGAAAACTGCGTTCCGCTGGCGTCACCGCTTTCTTGAAGTGATTAATAATGATCAAGCAGAAGAGCTTTGTGGCATTACTGAGCTTGATGAAACATTTTTCCGTGAATCCTTCAAAGGGCAAAGAGAAGGCCTTCCACGGCCAACCCGAAAGCGGGGTAATGATCCCAACAAAGCCCGAAAAGTCCCGGTAATGGTGGCTCGGGACCGTAATCGAAATACCGTTGACGGTGTATTAGAAAACGAAAGTGCTAATGAATTGTGCAGGCATTTAAATGGCCGCATATCGATACAGGCCACGGTCTGTGCGGATGCACACCTCGCTCACGAAAAACTTGCTGACAAGCTTGGATTTGTCTTCAAGGAGCTGGTGACATCAGCAGGTCAACATGTTGTTGAAGGCATCTACCACATCCAGACTGTAAATTCTTATCACAGTCATTTAAAACGCTGGATTGGCGGCGTATTCCAAGGGGTTGCAACTCGTTACCTTCCCCATTATCTGGCCTGGAGGCGAGAACTGACGGCAGCAAAAAAATTAACTGTTGGCCGGTTGATCAGCAGAATTACTGAACATTGGTGCTTCCAACCATTAACGGTAACTTAG
- a CDS encoding DUF4116 domain-containing protein yields the protein MLPTINGNLATQLCEGNQWNFDLLAQRLNSDFSAEAVRFAFRQCLFSIAYFHFTLTFRYYRLLSNHHQQFIDHTRQLAKSEHTLQKILVSDEISENARKELLHHLFFFNPGIASTMIEQVYSQWRNQYFVIKPSYSYNPEFYIQPDQTLPANKEQIKNVLQKHGLKYASQAVRNDKDVVLPAITLHPNDLKYVSEELKSDKAIVMAAVTQKGLQLEYASPELQDDDEVVMAALIQEPMALGCASERIRSNKNIIKMVTVNDIANLSYASKKLLNDGQYLLGLIKDNPRAASCAGNELRQDKTFISLAIQINPEAREYLPSLIIGCDRRNRWSSFFFRLWNPS from the coding sequence GTGCTTCCAACCATTAACGGTAACTTAGCCACCCAACTTTGTGAAGGGAACCAGTGGAACTTTGACCTGCTTGCACAACGTCTTAATAGCGATTTTTCGGCAGAAGCCGTTAGATTCGCCTTTCGACAATGCCTTTTCTCAATTGCTTACTTCCATTTCACCTTAACTTTCCGTTACTACCGGTTATTAAGCAACCACCACCAGCAGTTTATCGATCATACTCGACAGTTAGCAAAATCGGAGCACACTCTTCAGAAAATATTAGTGAGTGATGAGATCAGTGAGAACGCCCGCAAGGAACTCTTACATCATCTTTTCTTTTTCAACCCCGGAATCGCTTCCACCATGATTGAGCAGGTGTACAGTCAGTGGCGAAATCAATACTTTGTTATCAAGCCATCCTACAGTTACAACCCGGAGTTTTATATTCAGCCGGATCAGACACTCCCGGCAAATAAAGAACAGATCAAGAATGTCCTGCAGAAGCATGGGCTGAAATATGCCAGCCAGGCGGTTCGAAATGATAAAGACGTTGTGTTGCCAGCAATTACATTACATCCAAATGACCTGAAATATGTCAGTGAAGAACTGAAGAGTGATAAAGCTATCGTGATGGCTGCAGTCACTCAAAAAGGCCTTCAGTTGGAATATGCCAGCCCGGAACTGCAGGATGATGATGAGGTGGTAATGGCAGCTCTCATACAGGAACCAATGGCTCTGGGATGTGCAAGTGAAAGAATCCGAAGCAATAAAAACATTATTAAAATGGTCACTGTTAATGATATTGCTAACTTAAGTTATGCTAGTAAAAAGTTGTTGAATGATGGTCAATATTTGCTGGGCTTAATTAAAGATAATCCTCGCGCTGCCAGTTGTGCTGGTAATGAGCTTAGACAGGACAAGACCTTTATCAGCTTAGCAATCCAGATAAACCCTGAAGCTCGTGAATACCTACCTAGTCTCATTATCGGTTGTGACCGTCGGAATCGCTGGAGTTCATTTTTTTTTAGGCTTTGGAATCCATCATAA
- a CDS encoding DUF4116 domain-containing protein, giving the protein MSPDKAHGSTHQTPSTHSKQNTETTSPPKRYPSQTDARRSDITSLTKRFCLPVSAPLNRADDYALPNREQLGGKGMFLRRMEEAGLPIPSFKCVTAQVMNALEQHPLDMGRVAPYLSGIAPGMVDEAGQTSLANIRTHLNALPPSAQAKRDNWLAGLSTFIASDDFYQQVKDSEAARHIRDLRRQLDELSPSQPVIVRSSGVNEDNYGDAQAGKYRSEVQGEDDVLRTCLKVMASGYRPEVCPGGEPQPMALIIQHCIDCHYGGVVMSYQSLQDDTVRVEYTPGQPRGAVAGQSGTIPHRIDIDRQAGADNPQYFPGTVSSLFVLQKNTDNNGYSETEIQDADTQSDGGSQRLSNGLVSELREAVTKLEDLLLCPVDVEFAIDHEGRLFLLQVRPVTRLSGGMDFALSIPKPEETLASGEGASEGYCTGPLWVAKNRAADTLPEGAIVVARHGEEWMLEPECLERAAGFIFAAGGTNDHVAITLRQAEKPCLLAGDQYPAVAAQDGQQATLACARFNGSPGAFVVAGDLTGELASHRTSSAAFSDMPLVEAVASRDDLFPPEGTLSQVATAFHWLTDQNARLLAFFAPGGVLECLANPIKLSMSAQRSEMLAATQARTKQLIQGAEVLLDSYRAFLLLAGDRHSSRLQPLRDELPQLMTRFETLKQTIRSGLERITQPLQGGEELPISPGTFCQWLVACHQLQSCLQALDPKEAEQVRSVHELIFALHQRFIKALGPVTLASGQGTVSAKEYITYLDFTPPGEEALLLSPSGKTAIEKLQCPVTVVSMVDALIVNLELGNHTSIIELLEQAEGGKGRTLRMKFSDKFHKPDGSDRPGKLKRMWFLAQLLKAIELDKNADSMKLGCNAVAGEMIVECSHMTTRQTMQDAFEKLIPVLNDLTGLDLRLENTPLCEGNQWNFDLLAQRLNSDFSAEAVRFAFRHCLFSIAYVYFASTYRYYLLLSNHHQQFIDHTRQLAKSEHTLQKILVSDEISKNARKELLHHLFFFSPGIASTMIEQVYSQWRNQYFVIKPSYSYNPEFYIQPNQTLPANKEQIKNVLQKHGLKYASQAVRNDKDVVLPAITLHPNDLKYVSEEPKSDKAIVMAAVTQKGFQLEYASPELQDDDEVVMAALAQEPMALGCASERIRSNKNIIKMATVNNIANLRYASEKLLNDGQYLLGLIKDNPRAANFAGEELRQDKTFIRSAIQINPEAREYLPGLIIGCDR; this is encoded by the coding sequence ATGTCACCTGATAAAGCTCATGGTTCGACTCATCAAACCCCATCAACTCATTCAAAACAGAATACCGAGACCACGAGTCCGCCCAAACGTTATCCCAGTCAAACTGATGCCCGCAGGAGCGACATAACGTCATTAACCAAGCGCTTCTGCCTACCTGTTTCAGCCCCGCTAAACCGGGCTGATGACTACGCGCTCCCCAATCGGGAACAGCTGGGTGGCAAGGGGATGTTCTTGCGGCGCATGGAGGAAGCAGGCCTGCCGATCCCGTCGTTTAAATGTGTTACCGCTCAGGTGATGAATGCGCTGGAACAACACCCTCTGGATATGGGTCGTGTAGCTCCCTATCTCTCCGGGATTGCTCCCGGGATGGTCGATGAAGCGGGACAAACCAGTCTGGCAAACATCAGGACACACCTCAATGCCTTGCCACCCTCAGCCCAGGCCAAAAGGGATAACTGGCTGGCGGGACTGTCGACATTTATCGCCAGTGATGACTTTTACCAACAAGTTAAGGATTCTGAAGCGGCCCGACACATCAGGGATCTGCGCCGCCAGCTGGACGAACTGTCCCCATCACAGCCGGTGATTGTCCGCAGTTCTGGCGTCAATGAAGATAACTACGGCGATGCCCAGGCGGGCAAATACCGATCTGAAGTTCAGGGCGAAGATGATGTGTTGCGGACCTGCCTGAAGGTGATGGCCTCCGGTTACCGGCCTGAAGTCTGCCCCGGGGGTGAACCACAACCCATGGCACTGATTATCCAACACTGCATTGACTGCCACTATGGCGGGGTGGTCATGAGCTATCAGTCACTGCAGGATGATACCGTTCGGGTTGAGTACACACCCGGTCAGCCCAGAGGTGCAGTAGCCGGACAGTCCGGTACCATTCCTCACCGCATCGACATTGATCGCCAGGCAGGGGCTGACAACCCGCAGTACTTTCCCGGGACGGTCTCAAGTCTCTTCGTTCTGCAAAAGAACACCGATAATAACGGCTATTCGGAAACAGAGATTCAGGACGCTGATACCCAATCAGACGGAGGTAGCCAGCGGCTCAGCAATGGCCTGGTGTCAGAACTCAGGGAAGCGGTGACAAAGCTGGAAGATCTATTGCTTTGTCCGGTGGATGTGGAGTTCGCCATCGATCATGAGGGCCGCCTGTTTTTGTTGCAGGTTCGCCCTGTTACCCGACTCTCCGGCGGCATGGATTTTGCCCTTTCCATACCCAAACCCGAAGAGACCCTGGCCAGTGGCGAGGGCGCCAGCGAAGGCTACTGCACCGGACCACTCTGGGTAGCCAAAAACCGGGCAGCAGACACCCTGCCGGAGGGAGCCATTGTCGTGGCCCGACACGGTGAAGAGTGGATGCTTGAGCCTGAGTGCCTGGAGCGGGCAGCAGGTTTTATTTTTGCCGCAGGCGGAACCAATGACCATGTGGCGATCACCCTGAGACAGGCGGAAAAACCCTGTCTGCTGGCCGGTGACCAGTATCCGGCCGTGGCTGCCCAGGATGGTCAACAGGCGACGCTGGCCTGCGCCCGTTTTAACGGTTCGCCCGGTGCCTTTGTGGTTGCCGGTGACCTGACCGGAGAACTGGCAAGTCACAGAACCTCATCCGCTGCCTTTTCTGATATGCCGTTAGTGGAAGCTGTGGCGTCACGTGATGATTTGTTCCCCCCTGAAGGCACATTAAGTCAGGTGGCTACCGCTTTCCACTGGCTTACCGACCAAAATGCTCGCTTGCTGGCATTTTTCGCTCCCGGCGGCGTGTTGGAATGCTTGGCAAACCCGATAAAACTGAGCATGTCGGCACAACGCTCAGAAATGCTGGCTGCGACTCAGGCCCGTACAAAACAACTGATTCAAGGGGCTGAAGTGCTGCTGGATAGTTACCGGGCATTCCTGCTGCTCGCTGGTGACCGCCACTCATCCCGGCTCCAGCCATTACGGGATGAATTACCGCAACTGATGACCCGGTTTGAGACGCTGAAACAAACCATCAGATCAGGGCTAGAGCGTATCACCCAGCCCCTGCAGGGCGGTGAAGAACTGCCGATATCTCCGGGAACGTTTTGCCAGTGGCTGGTGGCCTGCCATCAGTTACAATCCTGTCTTCAGGCTCTCGATCCCAAGGAGGCTGAGCAGGTCAGGAGTGTCCATGAGCTGATTTTTGCCCTGCATCAGCGCTTCATAAAGGCGCTGGGACCGGTCACTCTGGCTTCTGGTCAGGGCACGGTATCGGCAAAAGAATACATCACCTATCTTGATTTCACGCCTCCCGGTGAAGAGGCGCTGTTATTGAGTCCGTCCGGCAAAACAGCCATCGAAAAATTACAGTGTCCAGTGACTGTCGTCAGTATGGTGGATGCTTTGATTGTTAACCTGGAGTTAGGAAATCATACGAGCATTATCGAGCTACTTGAACAGGCCGAGGGAGGCAAAGGACGCACCTTGCGGATGAAATTTTCTGACAAATTTCATAAACCTGATGGCAGTGATCGACCCGGAAAATTAAAGCGCATGTGGTTTCTGGCACAGTTACTGAAAGCGATTGAACTGGATAAAAATGCTGATAGTATGAAGCTCGGTTGCAACGCCGTAGCGGGAGAAATGATCGTCGAATGCTCCCATATGACAACAAGGCAAACTATGCAGGATGCCTTTGAAAAACTGATACCCGTGTTAAACGATTTGACCGGACTGGATCTTCGCTTGGAGAACACCCCACTTTGTGAAGGGAACCAGTGGAACTTTGACCTGCTTGCACAACGCCTTAATAGCGATTTTTCGGCAGAAGCCGTTAGATTTGCCTTTCGCCACTGCCTTTTCTCAATCGCTTATGTCTATTTCGCCTCAACTTACCGTTACTACCTGTTATTAAGCAACCACCACCAACAGTTTATCGATCATACTCGACAGTTAGCAAAATCGGAGCACACTCTTCAGAAAATATTAGTGAGTGATGAGATCAGTAAGAACGCCCGCAAGGAACTCTTACATCATCTTTTCTTTTTCAGTCCCGGAATCGCTTCCACCATGATTGAGCAGGTGTACAGTCAGTGGCGAAATCAATACTTTGTTATCAAGCCATCCTACAGTTACAACCCGGAGTTTTATATTCAGCCGAATCAGACACTCCCGGCAAATAAAGAACAGATCAAGAATGTCCTGCAGAAGCATGGGCTGAAATATGCCAGCCAAGCGGTTCGAAATGATAAAGACGTTGTATTGCCAGCAATTACATTACATCCAAATGACCTGAAATATGTCAGTGAAGAACCGAAGAGTGATAAAGCTATCGTGATGGCTGCAGTCACCCAAAAAGGCTTTCAACTGGAATATGCCAGCCCGGAACTTCAGGATGATGATGAGGTGGTAATGGCAGCTCTCGCACAGGAACCAATGGCTCTGGGGTGTGCAAGTGAAAGAATCCGAAGCAATAAAAACATTATTAAAATGGCCACTGTTAATAATATTGCTAACTTAAGATATGCCAGTGAAAAGTTATTGAATGATGGTCAATATTTGCTGGGCTTAATTAAAGATAATCCTCGCGCTGCCAATTTTGCTGGTGAAGAGCTTAGACAGGATAAGACCTTTATCAGATCAGCAATCCAGATAAACCCTGAAGCTCGTGAATACCTACCTGGTCTCATTATTGGTTGTGACCGTTGA